A genomic region of Macrobrachium nipponense isolate FS-2020 chromosome 40, ASM1510439v2, whole genome shotgun sequence contains the following coding sequences:
- the LOC135211817 gene encoding glutamate receptor ionotropic, delta-2-like, which translates to MPHFSVGHLNPDGSKEATGGFDLMILKTLASSFNFSFKVFEPADGSFGNPKSDGTSSGMIGMVARREASLAFGGITLTDVRDTVVDFTYPYHYAYMGIFSRAPKEKSRALAVLSPFTLEVWIGIILATLAIGPALFAVTWARTRMENCKSISSLPQYTFEMFRNLVNQGNLLEPKYLSQKILLLTWFLFCLVNAALYSGILTAVLAIPTFEKPIDSLEDLPKAVKDGFTLCVNRDTTNEYIFRDADKGIYKATWALFNHKDRSESFVSGLEEGVSRILQGKYVYMGTVDKIQYLAATFGVRKFYYGKQLFFFQNLGIAVPTGAPFKEHFNRV; encoded by the exons ATGCCCCACTTTTCAGTGGGGCACCTGAACCCAGATGGGAGTAAGGAAGCGACTGGAGGCTTCGATCTCATGATTTTGAAAACGTTGGCTTCGTCTTTCAACTTCTC CTTCAAAGTCTTTGAGCCGGCAGACGGGAGTTTTGGCAACCCGAAATCAGACGGAACCTCGTCAGGAATGATCGGGATGGTAGCGCGGAGGGAAGCCAGCTTGGCATTTGGAGGCATAACACTTACTG acgtAAGAGACACAGTAGTCGACTTCACCTATCCATATCACTACGCCTACATGGGCATATTTTCAAGAGCTCCCAAAGAAAAAAGCAGGGCTTTAGCGGTGCTGTCTCCTTTCACTCTAGAG GTATGGATTGGCATCATATTAGCTACACTAGCCATAGGTCCAGCACTCTTCGCTGTCACCTGGGCACGTACGCGCATGGAAAATTGCAAATCCATCAGTAGTTTACCTCAATACACCTTCGAGATGTTCCGGAATCTGGTGAACCAAGGAAACTTACTCGAACCAAAATATCTGTCTCAGAAAATACTTCTTCTTACCTGGTTTCTTTTCTGCCTGGTCAATGCAG CCCTGTATTCAGGCATTCTTACAGCTGTCCTAGCTATCCCCACATTTGAGAAACCGATAGATTCCCTGGAAGATCTTCCAAAAGCTGTTAAAGACGGCTTTACCCTCTGCGTCAACAGAGACACtacgaatgaatatattttcagg GATGCAGACAAAGGCATTTACAAAGCAACGTGGGCGCTCTTTAACCATAAAGACAGATCAGAGAGCTTCGTCAGCGGACTTGAAGAAGGAGTTAGTCGG ATCCTCCAAGGAAAATACGTCTACATGGGCACCGTGGACAAAATCCAGTACCTGGCTGCTACCTTTGGGGTCAGGAAATTCTACTACGGAAAGCAATTGTTCTTTTTCCAGAATCTCGGTATTGCTGTACCCACTGGAGCTCCTTTTAAGGAACACTTTAATCGTGTGTAA